One stretch of Roseimicrobium sp. ORNL1 DNA includes these proteins:
- a CDS encoding iron-containing alcohol dehydrogenase family protein, with the protein MLPSRQTVIPSLVRVKPHALDRMGVYAKRHAFEQVLLLVSKDLDERIVSRVTKAFATERIHLLERIDVASGSFEAAVELFEHAAPKADAIVGLGGGKALDVAKYLSHLARLPYLAVPTSLSNDGICSPQSSLTVSGKRRSLPSTMPFGVIIDTAVCLGAPEVLWHSGIGDIVAKLTAVADWKLAFHANGTAVDDFAALLSDASVYQFLGRPIRDLEGTKLLGTALMLNGIAMSICGSSRPASGSEHLISHALDHLSARPRLHGLQVGVASYLVSRLQGENTDSIAQAFITTGFWQSIIRDPFLRAEWLDAIKMAPTIKDDFYTVLSSRDCLPEVAEMLKSDALLRACFV; encoded by the coding sequence TAATCCCCTCCCTCGTGCGCGTGAAACCGCACGCACTGGACCGCATGGGGGTCTATGCGAAACGGCACGCCTTTGAGCAGGTGCTCCTGCTCGTGAGCAAGGATCTGGATGAACGGATTGTCAGCCGGGTCACCAAGGCCTTCGCGACAGAAAGGATTCACCTCCTCGAACGGATCGATGTGGCATCGGGGAGCTTTGAAGCAGCCGTCGAATTGTTTGAGCACGCCGCACCAAAGGCTGATGCCATTGTGGGATTGGGAGGTGGCAAGGCGCTGGATGTGGCGAAGTATCTATCCCATCTGGCGCGCCTTCCTTATCTCGCGGTGCCCACCTCGCTCTCGAACGATGGCATTTGCAGCCCGCAGTCCAGCCTCACCGTTTCGGGAAAAAGACGTTCGCTACCATCAACCATGCCTTTTGGTGTGATCATCGATACGGCGGTGTGCCTGGGAGCGCCTGAGGTACTGTGGCATTCGGGCATCGGCGACATCGTGGCCAAGCTTACTGCGGTAGCCGATTGGAAACTCGCCTTCCATGCCAATGGCACTGCAGTGGATGACTTCGCCGCACTGCTTTCAGATGCCAGCGTTTACCAGTTCCTTGGGCGACCCATCCGGGATCTTGAGGGCACCAAGCTGCTGGGCACCGCTCTCATGCTCAATGGCATTGCCATGTCCATCTGTGGCTCCTCGCGACCAGCGAGCGGCAGTGAGCATCTCATCTCTCATGCGCTCGATCATCTCTCTGCCAGGCCGCGACTTCACGGTCTGCAAGTCGGCGTGGCCTCGTATCTTGTAAGCCGATTGCAGGGTGAGAATACCGACTCCATTGCGCAGGCCTTCATCACCACTGGATTCTGGCAATCCATCATCCGCGATCCTTTCCTAAGGGCGGAGTGGTTGGATGCCATCAAGATGGCACCCACGATCAAAGATGATTTCTACACCGTGCTCTCGTCCCGAGACTGCCTCCCCGAGGTGGCGGAGATGCTGAAGAGTGACGCGCTGCTGAGGGCGTGTTTTGTTTAA
- a CDS encoding DNA topoisomerase IV subunit B, giving the protein MAEHNYTEDSIKSLDWRQHIRLRPGMYIGKLGDGSAPEDGIYVLLKEVLDNCIDEHAMGFGKEIEITIEENLVTVRDYGRGIPLGKLMECASQINTGAKYDSDAFQRSVGLNGVGIKAVNALSDRFDIAAFREGKMREITFSKGEVVKDMKNPKDSSEHSGTRVIFHADNTCFESDFAYRLDFVREMLRYYSWLNPGLTLTLNGEKFRSKDGLMDLVAAKLTEEPLYPVIHLEGKDIECAFTHATSYGEEVYSFVNGQYTTQGGTHLAAFREALVQEARAFFNKQFDPADVRNSVVGAVSVKVQEPVFESQTKTKLGSNVMEPNGRNLRTHIVNTITKELDNFLHKNAAVAKAWLEKIQANEKERKEISGIQKVARENARRAKLHNKKLRDCRVHLDTKDKARESSTLFITEGDSASGSITKSRDVNTQAVFSLRGKPLNCFGLSRKVCYENEEFNLLQHALNIEEDLEELRYNHIILATDADVDGMHIRLLMITFFLQFFPEVIRRGHVHVLQTPLFRVRNKKETIYCYSEDEKRKAMAKLGRNPEITRFKGLGEISPDEFKHFIGPKMRLEPVLMPVRDEHASADGSAPEHKNVKELLSFYMGKNTPERQEYIVKHLRVERDVIEDEAEKEEENLDPTSDAAFAAKQKKKAKDAAADPSLMAPF; this is encoded by the coding sequence CGACTGGCGCCAGCACATCCGCCTCCGTCCGGGGATGTACATTGGCAAGCTGGGCGATGGTTCGGCGCCGGAGGATGGTATCTACGTGCTGCTCAAAGAGGTCCTCGACAACTGCATCGACGAGCACGCCATGGGCTTCGGCAAGGAGATCGAAATCACCATTGAGGAGAATCTCGTCACGGTGCGCGACTACGGCCGCGGCATCCCGCTGGGCAAGCTCATGGAGTGCGCCTCCCAAATCAACACGGGGGCCAAGTATGACAGCGATGCCTTCCAGCGCAGCGTGGGCCTGAACGGCGTGGGTATCAAGGCGGTGAACGCCCTGAGCGACCGCTTCGACATCGCAGCCTTCCGCGAAGGAAAGATGCGCGAGATCACTTTCTCCAAAGGTGAGGTGGTGAAGGACATGAAGAATCCCAAGGATTCTTCCGAGCACAGCGGTACGCGCGTGATCTTCCACGCGGACAACACCTGCTTCGAAAGCGACTTCGCCTACCGGCTGGACTTCGTGCGGGAGATGCTGCGCTACTACTCGTGGCTGAACCCCGGCCTCACGCTCACGCTGAACGGCGAAAAGTTCCGCAGCAAGGATGGCCTCATGGACCTCGTGGCGGCGAAGCTCACCGAGGAACCGCTCTATCCCGTGATCCATCTGGAGGGGAAGGACATCGAGTGCGCCTTCACCCACGCCACGAGCTATGGCGAGGAAGTTTACAGTTTCGTGAACGGCCAGTACACCACGCAGGGGGGGACACATCTCGCGGCCTTCCGCGAAGCGCTGGTGCAGGAAGCGCGCGCGTTCTTCAACAAACAGTTCGACCCTGCGGACGTGCGCAACAGCGTCGTCGGCGCGGTGAGTGTGAAGGTGCAGGAGCCCGTCTTCGAGTCCCAGACCAAGACGAAGCTCGGCAGCAACGTGATGGAGCCCAACGGGCGCAACCTGCGCACGCACATCGTCAACACCATCACCAAGGAACTGGACAACTTCCTTCACAAGAACGCTGCGGTGGCGAAGGCGTGGCTGGAAAAAATCCAGGCCAACGAAAAGGAACGGAAGGAGATCAGCGGCATCCAGAAGGTGGCGCGTGAGAACGCCCGCCGCGCCAAGCTGCACAACAAGAAGCTCCGCGATTGCCGCGTGCACCTCGACACGAAGGACAAGGCGCGCGAATCCAGCACGCTCTTCATCACCGAAGGTGACAGCGCCAGCGGCAGCATCACCAAGAGCCGCGACGTGAACACCCAGGCCGTCTTCAGCCTTCGTGGAAAGCCGCTCAATTGCTTCGGCCTCTCACGCAAGGTTTGCTACGAGAACGAGGAGTTCAACCTGCTCCAGCACGCGTTGAACATCGAGGAGGACCTCGAGGAGCTGCGCTACAACCACATCATCCTCGCGACTGATGCGGATGTGGACGGCATGCACATCCGACTCCTGATGATCACGTTCTTCCTGCAGTTCTTTCCGGAAGTCATCCGCCGCGGCCACGTGCACGTCCTGCAGACGCCGCTCTTCCGTGTGCGCAACAAGAAGGAAACCATCTACTGCTACAGCGAGGACGAGAAGAGGAAGGCCATGGCGAAGCTGGGCCGCAATCCCGAGATCACCCGCTTCAAAGGACTCGGCGAAATCTCACCCGATGAGTTCAAGCACTTCATCGGACCCAAGATGCGTCTGGAGCCCGTGCTGATGCCGGTTCGTGACGAACACGCCTCTGCGGACGGTAGCGCTCCCGAGCACAAGAATGTCAAAGAGCTGCTCTCGTTCTACATGGGCAAGAATACGCCTGAACGGCAGGAGTACATCGTGAAGCACCTGCGCGTCGAGCGCGATGTGATCGAAGACGAAGCCGAAAAGGAAGAGGAGAACCTCGACCCCACCAGCGATGCCGCCTTCGCCGCCAAGCAGAAGAAGAAAGCCAAGGACGCTGCCGCCGATCCCTCGCTCATGGCGCCGTTCTGA